A region from the Fusobacterium sp. IOR10 genome encodes:
- a CDS encoding IS3 family transposase, whose product YIDYYNNQRIKIKLKGLTPAEYRNQSLN is encoded by the coding sequence TATATTGATTATTATAATAATCAGAGAATTAAAATAAAATTAAAAGGATTAACTCCTGCAGAATACAGGAATCAATCCTTAAATTAA